In Roseisolibacter agri, the following proteins share a genomic window:
- a CDS encoding plastocyanin/azurin family copper-binding protein, producing the protein MRTNARLGTALAAVLVLAACGGAKDSSASAESAPSGAQASPAPAGGPQTPDAGGKVVTVEMLTDEQGNNVFRPAEVTASKGDVVRYTLVSGVHNVHFVADSNAAAQGLPSAPSDMLQLPGQTYDVKVVSAPGRYFFQCDPHALLGMVGHLVVQ; encoded by the coding sequence ATGCGCACCAACGCCCGTCTCGGCACCGCGCTCGCCGCCGTCCTCGTCCTCGCTGCCTGCGGTGGCGCGAAGGATTCCTCCGCGAGCGCGGAGAGCGCACCGTCCGGCGCGCAGGCGTCGCCGGCGCCGGCCGGCGGCCCGCAGACGCCCGACGCGGGCGGCAAGGTCGTCACCGTCGAGATGCTGACCGACGAGCAGGGGAACAACGTCTTCCGCCCCGCGGAGGTGACCGCGAGCAAGGGCGACGTGGTGCGCTACACGCTCGTCTCGGGCGTGCACAACGTGCACTTCGTGGCCGACTCCAACGCCGCCGCGCAGGGCCTGCCGTCGGCGCCGAGCGACATGCTGCAGCTGCCGGGGCAGACGTACGACGTGAAGGTCGTGTCCGCGCCGGGCCGCTACTTCTTCCAGTGCGACCCGCACGCGCTGCTCGGGATGGTGGGGCACCTCGTCGTGCAGTGA
- a CDS encoding GGDEF domain-containing protein: protein MTWRRTQDMNGVEIAWFVGGIWSLCAVGWLDTRLPPAVARDLLYLGPLALVGWRLGPRAAWTLALYAGSIRVFAASERLDWPVDATGHWKVVLWGSVLGSVLQFSLVTYGLLRLRAALASERRRANEDGLTGLLNRRAFGDALSAVLRGDRRSRGATSAGALAYIDLDGFKAVNDTRGHDEGDAVLRLAAEVLRSAVRAGDVVARLGGDEFSLWLRGASEAEARAVCERVLDALRTRAVERGWNVGASIGVAVFAERPQSAEAALTAADTLMYGVKRSGKGRVHVALVPVVTSS from the coding sequence GTGACCTGGCGTCGCACGCAGGACATGAATGGCGTGGAGATCGCGTGGTTCGTCGGCGGGATCTGGTCGCTGTGCGCCGTCGGGTGGCTCGACACGCGCCTCCCGCCGGCCGTCGCGCGCGACCTCCTCTATCTCGGGCCGCTCGCGCTCGTGGGGTGGCGCCTGGGACCTCGGGCCGCGTGGACGCTGGCGTTGTACGCGGGCTCCATCCGCGTGTTCGCCGCGAGTGAGCGGCTCGACTGGCCCGTCGACGCGACCGGCCACTGGAAGGTCGTGCTGTGGGGCAGCGTGCTGGGCTCCGTGCTCCAGTTCTCCCTGGTCACGTACGGCCTGCTGCGGCTCCGCGCGGCACTGGCGTCCGAGCGGCGGCGCGCGAACGAGGATGGCCTCACGGGGCTGCTGAACCGCCGGGCGTTCGGCGACGCCCTGTCCGCCGTGCTGCGCGGCGACCGGCGATCCCGAGGCGCGACATCGGCAGGCGCGCTGGCCTACATCGATCTGGACGGGTTCAAGGCGGTCAACGACACCCGCGGCCACGACGAGGGCGATGCGGTGCTCCGACTCGCCGCCGAGGTGCTGCGATCCGCGGTGCGCGCGGGCGACGTGGTCGCGCGGCTCGGAGGCGACGAGTTCTCCCTCTGGCTGCGCGGCGCGAGCGAGGCCGAGGCGCGCGCCGTCTGCGAGCGCGTGCTCGATGCGCTGCGTACGCGCGCCGTGGAACGCGGATGGAACGTCGGGGCGAGCATCGGCGTCGCGGTCTTCGCCGAACGGCCGCAGAGCGCGGAGGCCGCGCTGACCGCGGCGGACACGTTGATGTACGGCGTGAAGCGCAGCGGCAAGGGCCGCGTGCACGTCGCGCTGGTGCCGGTCGTGACGTCGTCCTAG
- a CDS encoding ATP-binding protein — protein MPDPRPPLDPSDGGVPTARSVAASVAVAPEHSRAILDVAFATSQDAIIIFRARDELIVDVNEAWTRTTGHAREDVVGRSQRTLSIWRDPSDSARLAQHMAERGSVDGFEFAFTRHLPDGGTALGYAVLTAQPVVLDGEVYVVGVGRDVTVERREREARERTRRLEELGHLAGGVAHDFNNLLTVITSYAELLQADAAAGAANPDDAAEIRRAASAAAALARRLVAFSRHQPVVPRRIDLGATVRDAQRLLEPIVGERAELTLDVAPGLPSVLADPGQIEQVLLNLVVNARDALAADDRDARIVVRTGRRDVDAADVRRVLGAEGAPGRYVTLAVEDSGVGIDEATLARIFEPFFTTKAPDQGTGLGLAVVHGIVRQAGGVVVAESVPGRGTTVTTYWPEAGAAPEPQAERAPAPRAGARAARVLLVEDQGPVRAVAARVLTRAGYVVVEARDGREALELVARTHEPFDLVLSDAVMPHMGGREVAEQLATRAPGLRVLLMSGYLDSSEALARLPNLVPHLVPKPFAAAELVDAVRAALAGESPADSDVGDGAASGV, from the coding sequence ATGCCCGACCCGCGCCCGCCGCTCGACCCGTCCGACGGCGGCGTGCCGACCGCGCGCTCCGTGGCCGCCTCCGTGGCCGTCGCGCCCGAGCACTCGCGCGCGATCCTCGACGTCGCCTTCGCGACCAGCCAGGACGCGATCATCATCTTCCGCGCGCGGGACGAGCTCATCGTCGACGTCAACGAGGCGTGGACGCGCACGACCGGCCACGCGCGCGAGGACGTCGTCGGCCGCAGCCAGCGCACGCTCTCGATCTGGCGCGACCCCAGCGACTCGGCGCGACTCGCGCAGCACATGGCGGAGCGCGGCAGCGTGGACGGCTTCGAGTTCGCGTTCACACGTCACCTGCCCGACGGCGGCACCGCGCTCGGCTACGCGGTGCTGACGGCGCAGCCGGTCGTGCTGGACGGCGAGGTCTACGTCGTGGGCGTGGGCCGCGACGTCACGGTCGAGCGGCGCGAGCGCGAGGCGCGCGAGCGCACGCGGCGGCTGGAGGAGCTGGGGCACCTCGCCGGCGGCGTGGCGCACGACTTCAACAATCTGCTGACGGTCATCACGTCGTACGCGGAGCTGCTGCAGGCCGACGCGGCCGCCGGCGCCGCGAACCCCGACGACGCGGCCGAGATCCGCCGTGCGGCATCCGCCGCGGCCGCGCTCGCGCGCCGGCTGGTCGCGTTCAGCCGCCACCAGCCCGTGGTGCCGCGCCGCATCGACCTCGGCGCCACCGTGCGCGACGCGCAGCGGCTGCTGGAGCCGATCGTCGGCGAGCGCGCGGAGCTGACGCTCGACGTCGCGCCGGGGCTGCCGAGCGTGCTCGCCGATCCGGGGCAGATCGAGCAGGTGCTGCTGAACCTCGTGGTGAACGCGCGCGACGCGCTGGCGGCCGACGACCGCGACGCACGCATCGTCGTGCGCACGGGGCGTCGCGACGTGGACGCCGCCGACGTCCGCCGCGTGCTCGGCGCCGAGGGCGCGCCGGGGCGCTACGTGACGCTGGCGGTGGAGGACAGCGGCGTCGGCATCGACGAGGCGACGCTGGCGCGCATCTTCGAGCCGTTCTTCACGACCAAGGCGCCCGACCAGGGGACGGGCCTCGGGCTCGCGGTGGTGCACGGCATCGTGCGGCAGGCGGGCGGCGTGGTGGTCGCCGAGAGCGTGCCGGGGCGCGGCACGACGGTCACGACCTACTGGCCCGAGGCGGGCGCCGCGCCCGAGCCGCAGGCCGAGCGGGCGCCCGCGCCGCGGGCCGGCGCACGGGCCGCGCGCGTGCTGCTGGTGGAGGACCAGGGCCCGGTGCGCGCGGTCGCGGCGCGCGTGCTCACGCGTGCGGGCTACGTCGTCGTCGAGGCGCGCGACGGCCGCGAGGCGCTGGAGCTGGTGGCGCGCACGCACGAGCCGTTCGACCTCGTGCTCTCCGACGCGGTGATGCCGCACATGGGCGGGCGCGAGGTGGCCGAGCAGCTGGCCACGCGCGCGCCGGGGCTGCGGGTGCTGCTGATGTCGGGCTACCTGGACAGCAGCGAGGCGCTCGCGCGGCTGCCGAACCTGGTGCCCCACCTCGTGCCGAAGCCGTTCGCGGCGGCGGAGCTGGTGGACGCGGTGCGCGCGGCGCTGGCGGGCGAGTCGCCGGCGGACTCCGACGTCGGCGACGGCGCGGCGTCGGGGGTGTAG
- a CDS encoding YbhB/YbcL family Raf kinase inhibitor-like protein: MPLTLRSPAFEHHGEVPRRHTCDGEDVSPPLAWEQAPRDTRSLVLIVDDPDAPDPRAPQRVWVHWIVYGLAPDVRRLDEGASPGGLPDGAREARNDFGRTAWGGPCPPIGRHRYFFRLHALDVALDDLGPSAGRREVEAAMQGHVLETAELMATYERPAGAR; this comes from the coding sequence ATGCCACTCACCCTGCGCTCACCGGCGTTCGAGCACCACGGCGAGGTGCCGCGCCGCCACACCTGCGACGGCGAGGACGTGTCACCGCCGCTCGCGTGGGAGCAGGCGCCGCGCGACACGCGCAGCCTGGTGCTGATCGTCGACGATCCCGACGCGCCCGACCCGCGCGCGCCGCAGCGCGTGTGGGTGCACTGGATCGTCTACGGCCTCGCGCCCGACGTGCGCCGCCTGGACGAGGGCGCGAGCCCGGGCGGCCTCCCCGACGGCGCGCGCGAGGCCCGCAACGACTTCGGGCGCACCGCATGGGGCGGCCCGTGCCCGCCCATCGGCCGGCACCGCTACTTCTTCCGCCTGCACGCCCTCGACGTGGCGCTCGACGACCTCGGGCCGTCGGCGGGGCGCCGCGAGGTGGAGGCGGCGATGCAGGGCCACGTGCTGGAGACGGCGGAGCTGATGGCGACCTACGAGCGGCCGGCGGGCGCGCGCTGA
- a CDS encoding ABC transporter permease subunit yields the protein MTAHAARVARYQVSNVLRSRWLLAYALFFAVVTDALVRFGGGDARAMLSLVSVSLLVVPLASLVCGTTYLYDARDFTEVLLAQPVGRGQLFAGLYAGLALPLALAFVAGAGLPFLVHGVPEGQRATLATLLACGAALTLAFVALAFLVALRADDRVRGLGAAIGLWLALALLYDGAVLLLVALLADYPLERPLLGLMLANPVDLARVLLLLRLDGAALLGYTGAVFARFFGGGGALVAAAMLGAWIAVPVLLGVRAFRRRDF from the coding sequence ATGACCGCCCACGCCGCGCGCGTCGCGCGCTACCAGGTCAGCAACGTCCTCCGCAGCCGGTGGCTGCTGGCGTACGCGCTCTTCTTCGCGGTCGTCACCGACGCGCTGGTGCGCTTCGGCGGCGGTGACGCGCGCGCGATGCTCAGCCTCGTCAGCGTCAGCCTGCTGGTGGTGCCGCTGGCGAGCCTCGTCTGCGGCACGACCTACCTGTACGACGCGCGCGACTTCACCGAGGTGCTGCTCGCGCAGCCGGTGGGGCGCGGGCAGCTGTTCGCGGGGCTGTACGCCGGCCTGGCGCTGCCGCTGGCGCTGGCGTTCGTCGCGGGCGCGGGCCTCCCCTTCCTGGTCCATGGCGTGCCCGAGGGCCAGCGCGCGACGCTCGCGACGCTGCTGGCGTGCGGGGCGGCGCTGACCCTGGCCTTCGTCGCGCTCGCGTTCCTGGTCGCGCTGCGCGCGGACGACCGGGTGCGCGGCCTCGGCGCGGCCATCGGCCTCTGGCTCGCGCTCGCGCTGCTGTACGACGGCGCCGTGCTGCTGCTGGTCGCGCTGCTCGCCGACTATCCGCTGGAGCGTCCGCTGCTCGGCCTCATGCTCGCGAATCCGGTGGACCTCGCGCGCGTGCTGCTCCTGCTGCGGCTGGACGGCGCGGCGCTGCTGGGCTACACGGGCGCCGTGTTCGCGCGCTTCTTCGGCGGCGGCGGCGCGCTGGTGGCCGCCGCGATGCTGGGCGCGTGGATCGCGGTGCCCGTGCTGCTCGGCGTGCGCGCGTTCCGGCGCCGCGACTTCTGA
- a CDS encoding MFS transporter gives MRAAPLAASPSASPVASPDDTHPLRWRTLALLAVAELLGMSLWFAASAVSPQYRALWALSADQAGWLTTVVNLGFVLGTALSALLNLADVVPARRLFALSAVAGAAVNALVLTADGYGAALFWRLLTGVCLAGVYPPAMKMIATWFRARRGLAVGTIVGALTVGKATPYLVHAIPGAGIAPVALTASLGALLAASLVWFGYRDGPYPFPPRPFEWGLVGRIVREPRWRLSTGGYLGHMWELYAAWTWLPVFLAASIAARDPSAGARGESIASAIAFAALAVGGIGCVWGGLAADRRGRAWLVTLAMAMSGACALGIGLAFGRPLWLVVPIALAWGFFVIADSAQFSVLVTESVPPDAVGTALTLQTSIGFLLTSVTIQLVPRLAERIGWAWAFPVLAVGPALGIASIRRLVARTRRAAS, from the coding sequence ATGCGCGCCGCGCCGCTGGCTGCATCGCCCAGTGCATCTCCCGTCGCGTCACCGGACGACACGCACCCGCTGCGCTGGCGCACGCTGGCGTTGCTCGCGGTGGCCGAGCTGCTCGGCATGTCGCTCTGGTTCGCGGCGAGCGCGGTGTCGCCGCAGTACCGCGCGCTGTGGGCGCTCTCCGCCGACCAGGCGGGCTGGCTGACGACCGTCGTCAACCTCGGCTTCGTGCTCGGCACCGCGCTCTCGGCGCTGCTCAACCTCGCGGACGTCGTGCCCGCGCGGCGGCTGTTCGCGCTGTCGGCGGTCGCGGGTGCGGCGGTGAACGCGCTCGTGCTGACGGCCGACGGCTATGGCGCGGCGCTGTTCTGGCGGCTGCTCACGGGCGTCTGCCTGGCCGGCGTCTATCCGCCCGCGATGAAGATGATCGCGACCTGGTTCCGCGCGCGGCGCGGGCTCGCGGTGGGCACCATCGTCGGCGCGCTGACGGTGGGCAAGGCGACGCCGTACCTGGTGCACGCGATCCCGGGGGCCGGCATCGCGCCCGTCGCGCTCACCGCGTCGCTCGGCGCGCTGCTGGCGGCGTCACTGGTGTGGTTCGGCTATCGCGACGGCCCGTACCCGTTCCCGCCGCGCCCGTTCGAGTGGGGGCTCGTGGGACGCATCGTGCGCGAGCCGCGGTGGCGGCTCTCGACCGGCGGCTATCTCGGACACATGTGGGAGCTGTACGCCGCGTGGACGTGGCTCCCCGTGTTCCTCGCCGCCAGCATCGCGGCGCGCGACCCGAGCGCCGGCGCGCGCGGCGAGTCCATCGCGTCGGCCATCGCGTTCGCGGCGCTCGCCGTCGGCGGCATCGGCTGCGTGTGGGGCGGCCTCGCCGCGGACCGGCGCGGACGCGCGTGGCTCGTCACGCTCGCGATGGCGATGAGCGGTGCGTGCGCGCTCGGCATCGGGCTCGCGTTCGGGCGCCCGCTCTGGCTCGTCGTGCCCATCGCGCTGGCGTGGGGCTTCTTCGTCATCGCCGACAGCGCACAGTTCTCGGTGCTCGTCACCGAGAGCGTGCCGCCCGACGCGGTGGGCACCGCGCTGACGCTGCAGACGTCGATCGGCTTCCTGCTGACGAGCGTCACGATCCAGCTGGTGCCGCGGCTGGCCGAGCGGATCGGATGGGCGTGGGCGTTCCCGGTGCTGGCGGTCGGGCCGGCGCTCGGCATCGCGAGCATCCGGCGGCTGGTCGCGCGCACGCGGCGCGCCGCCAGCTAG